Part of the Sphingomonadaceae bacterium OTU29LAMAA1 genome, CGCGCCCTTCTTCTTCGAAGAGGAGCGGGTGTCCGCGGCAAGCACCGGCACGTCGCGGCGCGGCAGCGCCGGCACCGTAGCGGCAGCACCGATCGTCGGCACCGGTTCGGGGCCGCCCGGGATCATCGTCGGCACCGGACGCGGCCCGCCGCCGCCGCCGCCGATCTCGCCCAGCAGGATGCGCGAGGCGTCGTCGGGTGCGCGATAGCCGTCGTGCGGCAAGGCGATCTGCGACGGGCTGTTCACCGGCTTGACGAGGTAGGGCGTGATGATGATCACCAGCTCGGTCTCGTTGCGCTGGAAGCTGTTCGACCGGAACAGGGCGCCGAGGATCGGCAGATCGCCGAGGAACGGCGTCTTCTGGATTGAATTGTTGTGGCTGTTCTGGAGCAGGCCGCCGATCATCATGCTCTGACCCGAACCCAGCTCCAGCGTCGTTTCGACGCGGCGGCTGGTGATGCCGGGTACCCGCGTGCCGTTGAGCGACACCGCGTTCGAATAATCGAGCTGCGACACTTCCGGACGAACGCGCAGCGAGATGCGGCCGTCCGACAGGACGGTCGGCGTGTAGGCGAGGCTGACGCCATATTGCTTGTATTCGACCGAGACGGCACCGAGACCCTGCGCCAAGGGGATCGGGATTTCGCCGCCGGCGAGGAAGGTCGCCGTTTCGCCCGACAGCGCGGTCAGGTTTGGATTGGCGAGCGTCGTGACCTGACCCGTCGTCTCGCCCAGATCGAGCGCGCCGATGAGGTCGAAGCCGAGCAGCTTGCCCGCGAGGCCCAGCGTCGTGCCGCCCGCGATCTGGCTGATGCCACTGGCGGCCGGATTGGTGAATCCGGTGGACAGGGAGCCACCGGGAAGGAATTGCGTGCCCGCGCCGCGGCCCTGCGCGATACCGAACTTGAAGCCGCCGGTGCTGTCGCGGCTTTGCAGGTTGACGCCGACGTTCTTGGCGAAGCCGCGGCTGACCTCTGCGACGCGGACCTGCAGATTGACCTGGAGCGGCGTGGCGGTGCGCAGGCGCGAGAGCACCTTGGTCGCGTCACCGACATAGGCTTGCACGAGGCGCTCCGCCTCGGCCGCATCGCCGGGGCCGGCGACGGTGCCGGTGAGCAGGACGAGGCCGTTCATCGGCGTCGCGGTCAGCTGCGCATCGGGCATCGCCAGTTGCAGCATCGCGCCGATCGAATCGATGTTCTGGCCGACGCGGACGGTGGTCGCATAGACGACCGCGCCGCCCTTTGCGGTGGCGGAGATGGTCGTCTCGCCGGTCTTCCTGCCGAAGATGTACAGCTGGGTCGGCGACCGGACCTGCACGTCGGCGACAGTTTCGTCGGCGATGAACACGTCGCTCATCGGGCGCGACAGCGTGACGAGGCGACCACGACCAGTGTTTACCTGGACGATCGACGACGTGCTGACGCTGCCCGAACGGGTGGCGGCGCGGATGGCGCTGCCGGTCCGGGCATCGGCCATGCCGACCGGCATCGCCGTCGTCGCGACCAGCGCGATGGACAGCGGCAGGGCCAGCGCGGCGATGCCGCCGTGCGTCGCGCGCTTCGATGGCGCATCGGCCACGGGCCCGCGCGATGTCCGCAAGATGGTGCGCATCTTAATTCTTCCCCCCGACCGGAACGACGGTCACTGTGTTGCCGCGCGCGACGCGCACGACGGGTCCCTGGATCACCGGAGCGGTGCCGCCGCCGGCGGGTGCCACGCCCGACGTCATCGACGACGTGCCGTCCGACGGGCCGCTGGCCCTGGCTGGCACCGAGCTGCGCTGGAAACGCGATACGTCGGCGCCGGTGGCGTAGGTGGTGCCGCCGGTCTGCGGCTGGCTGGCGATACGAACCATCATCGCCTTTTCGGCTTTCGGATCGCCGTCCGGTACCTTCACGGCACCGCTGACGATGGCTTCTTCCAGCTCGCTCGAATTGTCGGCGAGCGCACGCAGCGACAGCGATAGTTCGCCGATCGTGCGGGCGACCGCGACCTGCTCCGCCATCTTGGGCGTCGCTTCGAGCGTGACGGTCGAGAAGGTGCTGACGCGGGTCTTGCCGTCTTCGCCCGCGACATTGTCGGTGCGCTGGTCGGTAGCGAGCACGCGGACATTGCGCATGATCGTTTCGGACACCTTGAGCGGCTGGCCATCGCCGCCGCCGTTGACGGTCTGCGTCAGGACGAGATCGATGCGATCGCCCGGGAAGACGAAGCCGGCGACCGCGGCCTGGCTGGACACGCTGACGGTGACCGCGCGCATGCCCGGCCCGAGTGCCGCCGCGAGGAAGCCCCGGTCGCCGGGCGAGACGAGCGCACCCTTGGTGACCGGCTGGCCGGCGGTGATCGCGCTGCGAACCACCGTGCCCTGCAATTTGGACAGGTCGGTCCCGGTGCGCAGGTAATAGGCGCCGTCGACCAGTTCCTTGGGCCACGGCTGGAACTTCAGCGCGGTGGCATCCAGGATGGTACCGATCGGCAGGGCGCGGGTGGCGACCAGCACTTCAGGGCCCATCGGCACCGCTGCGACGGGCTGACCCATCGCGGCGGCTTCCGGTGCGGCAGACCCTGCGATGAGGGTGCGGGCGAAGAATGCCGTGATGCCGGCAACGAACAACGCGCCCACCAGCAAAACGATCTTGCGACTATCCATGTCTCATCGGGCCTTTCAGCGCACCGGTGGTTGATCCGGCGGTAATCATTGGGTCGGAGTGGTTAAAATCCGGTTCGCGACATCGCGGGCGGCAGTGCGAGGAGGGCGGCGGCAGCGATCGCGACGCCGTACGGCACCTCGACCGTGCCGATTCGGCGTTGCCAGCGACGCTCGATCATCATGACCAGCGTGATCGCCCCGCCGAGCACCGACATGACCATCAGCATGTTCACCAGCCCGCCCAACGGCAGCCACAGCGACAGCGCCGCGATCATCTTGACGTCGCCGCCGCCCATCCAGCCGCAGGCGAAGGCGCCGACGAACGCGGCGAAGACGATGCCGGCGACGAGCACCTGCACGCCGACGTCACCCCAGCCGAGGCCCATCGCCCACCACCACACCGGCGCGAGCAACGCGATCGCCGCGTTCTTGGTATTGGCGATCTCGCGGGTGCGCGCATCCTCGATCCCTGCTGCCAACAGCAGCGCGCCGAGAACGACGACCAGCGTCACGACCAGAAGATTGTCCCACCCCATCGGACGCAACAGGTAGACGGGATGGCTTGCGAAAACGTAACCACGACCAAAGATGACCGATCCGACCGCCTTGCGCCGAGAGATGGCGGCCGATTCCCGCCTGTCAGAATGGATCGCGCCGGATGGCTGGCGGCATCGCCGGTTCGATTGGGACCATTCCGATTCGCGCGGGCGTATCCTGGTGCAGGGCGGCCGCGCCGACGTAATCGAGAAGTATCTGGAGACGATCGCGCACCTGCATGATCGCGGCTGGTTGGTAACCGCATTCGACTGGCGGGGGCAGGGCGGTTCGGGACGGCTGGGCGCCGATCCGCACGTCGGCCATGCGGCAAGCTTCGATCCGTGGATCGCCGACCTCGGCGCGTTCTGGCAGGGGTGGCGGACCGAGGGGAAGGGGCCTGCGATACTGCTGGCCCATTCGATGGGCGGGCACATCGCGTTGCGGGCCATGCTGGACGGCATGATCGATCCGGATGCCGCCATTCTGATCGCGCCGATGATCGGCGTGAAATCGCCGGTGGGGGCCGGTGCGGGGCTGCGGGTGGCGCGAATGATGACCCGGATAGGCGATCCGGCCCGCGCGGCATGGGCGGTGCGCCACGACGCACGATCCGCCGGACATCGCCAGCAACTGCTGACGCATTCGGTCGAACGCTACGATGACGAGGCCTATTGGTATGGACGCGATCCGTCGCTGCTGCTCGGCCCGCCGAGCTGGGCCTGGGTGCTGGAGGCGTTCGCGTCCGGCGCTCGGTTGCAGGCCGATCCGCGGTTGGCGAGCCTCGCAGTGCCGATCCTGATGCTGGTCGCCGAAGCCGACGGTCTGGTCGATGCGCCGGCTGCGATCCGGCTCGCGGCGAAGCTGCCCGACGTCGAACTGGTGCGATTCGGCCGCGAATCGGCGCATGAGATCCTGCGCGAGGGTGACGCGGTGAGGCTGCGCGCCTACGACGCGATCGATCGTTTCCTTGATGAGCGTACCCGCCGATGATCCATGATATCGCCATCGTCGGTGCCGGCATCGCCGGTGCCAGCCTTGCCGCCGCGGTTGCGCCGCATGCGCGCGTGCTATTGCTGGAGGCGGAGGATCAAGCGGGATATCACGCCACCGGCCGCTCCGCCGCCTTCTGGTCCGAAACCTATGGCGGGCCGGGTATCCAGCCACTGACCAGCGCATCCCAAGCGCCGTTGCGCGATGGCGGATTTCTGGAGCCGCTGGGCTCTCTACACATTGGCCGGGCGCGAGATGCTGCCCGGATCGACGCCTTTCTGTCCGCCTTCGCAGGCACGTCGGTGCCATTGTCGCGAGTCGATCCTGCCGAGCACATCCCGGGCCTGCGGCCCGAATGGTCGCTCGGCGTGTTCGAGCCCAGCTGCGCCTATATCGACGTGGCGGCATTGCATGCGCATTATCTGACGGAGGTGCGGCGCGCCGGCGGGACGATCGCGACGCGGGCGGGGTTGCGGACGGCGGAGCGGGCGGGCGGCGTGTGGACGATCGCGACCGAGTCGCAGGATTTCAGCGCGACGTTACTGGTGAATGCCGCAGGGGCATGGGCCGATCCGGTCGCCGTGCGGGCCGGGGCGGCGCCGCTCGGGATCCAGCCCTATCGTCGGACGATCGCGCAAATCCGGACCGATCCCCCGGCATCCACGGCGATGCCGCATGTCGCCGACATATCCGGCAATTTCTACTTCAAGCCCGAATCGGGCGGCAGGCTGTGGCTCAGCCCGCACGACGAGACGCCGGTCGATGCGTGCGATGCGGCGCCGGAGGAGCTGGACGTGGCGATCGCGATCGACCGGTTCGAGGGCGTGGTCGACTGGCGGGTCGCCGCGGTGGAGCGCAGCTGGGCAGGCCTGCGCAGCTTCGCGCCCGATCGATTGCCGGTGTACGGGTTCGATGCCGCGGTGCCGGGATTCTTCTGGTGTGCCGGGCAGGGTGGCTTCGGCATCCAGACCGCGCCCGCGGGCGCCGCGGTGGCGGCTAGCCTGCTGCTGGAGCGGCCGCTGCCCGCGGGTCACGAGCGTATCGATCCGCAGCGGTACGGCCCGGCACGGTTCGGGCAGGATTAGGCTGGCGCACGCCGGCGATGTTGTTAACCTGCGTCAATCGCACGAGAAGGAGCAGGGCATGGCGCACAAGTTCGTGATCGAGAAGAACAAGGCCGGCGATTACGTCGCCAAGTTCAAGCACAACAGCGAGTTGATCTGGTGGACGGAGGGCTATGAGAGCCGTGCGTCCGCTCGCAATGCGATCGCGTCGATCCTGAAGAACGGGCCGGAGGCACCGGTCGAGGAGGAGTGATGTCGCGGGCGTGAGCCTGGGCTGAACGAGGCCTGTTCCTACGTCACCCCGGAACACGTCCGATGTGAAGCGGGCGGCGGGGCTGAACGACCGGTATCCAGCGTGTTTTCAGGCCGTGGCGCGCCCGGCGCCTGTTGCAGCCTGGCCGGCGGTCACCGCGGCATCGCTCGCCAGTTTGTCGACGCGTTCGTTGTCGGCGTTGCCGGCGTGGCCTTTGACCCAGATCCACTCGATGTCATGTTTCTGCGTCTCGGCGAACAGCGCCTGCCACAATTCGACGTTCTTTACCGGTTTCTTGTCCGCGGTGCGCCAGCCATTCTTTTGCCAGCCGTGGATCCAGCGGGTGAGGCCATCCATGACGTATTTGCTGTCGGTGGACAGCTTCACCTTGCACGGCCGCGTCAGGATACGCAGCGCCTGAATCGCCGCGGTCAGCTCCATGCGGTTGTTGGTGGTCAGCGTCGCGCCGCCCGACAGCTCCTTTTCATGGGAACCGAAGCGGAGCAGCGCGCCCCAGCCGCCGGGGCCGGGATTGCCCTTGCACGCGCCATCGGTGGCGATTTCCACCAGCTGCGGAGCGGGGTCGGTCATGCGAATGTCTCCGGATGCACGTCGTACCAGTCGAGGCGGCGCAGATAGGCGAGGGGGTCCTTGCGCGTCACAAGTGCATCGGCGGGGGTGTTGAGCCAGTCCCACGCACGGGTGAGCAGGAAGCGGATGCACGCGCCCTTTGCCAGGACCGGCAGCGCCGCGCGCTCGGCATCGGACAAGCCGAACGCCTGCGCGTAACCGGTGAGCAGTGCAGGGCCGACGCCGTCGAGCGGTGCGCCGGGCGGATCGAAGGCCCAGGAGGTGTGCATGACTGCGACGTCATAGGCGCGCAGATCGCGGCAGGCGAAGTAGAAATCGATGAGTCCCGTCACCTGTGCGCCGAGCGTCAGGACGTTGTCGGGGAACAGGTCGGCATGGATGACGCTGGCGGGAAGGTCGTGCGGCCATTCCGTCTCGACCGCGGCGAGCGCGGCGTCGACGCGCGCGAACAGGCCGGGTGCAATCCGGTCGAGGTCACTGCCGCAGCGCTCCAGCAACGGCCGCCAGTTGGCGATGCCAAGGCTGTTGGCGCGAGTGCCGCGGAAGTCGGCGACGGCGGCGTGCAGATCGCCGAGCGCGGCGCCGGCGGTGGCGGCCTGTTCCGGCGTAGGCTGGGTCAGCGAGACGCCGTTGAGGAAGCGGATGAGGCAGGCCGGGCGGCCCTCCAGCTGCTGGATCGCAATGCCGTCCCGGTCCTTGATCGCCGGGGGCACGGGCAGGCCACGGGCGGCGCAATGGTCGAGCAGATCGAGGAAGAAGGGGAGGTCGCCGGCATCGACGCGCTTTTCGTAGAGCGTCAGGATGAAGCGGTTCGTCGTCGTATCGACCAGATAATTGCTGTTCTCGACCCCTTCCGCGATGCCTTTCGCGGAAACGAGTTCGCCGACGTCGTCGTAACGGCGGAGGAAGGCGGTCAGCGCTTCGGCGGACACCTGTGTGTAGACGGCCATCGTGTCCTCTCCCCGATTATTCCGGGCATCGCCCCTATTCGTCATTCCCGCGCAGGCGGCGGCCGACACATCGCTTCTATCGAGGCCGGAGGGATTATGGATCCCCGCCTGCGCGGGCATGACCAAGCTGGCGTTTGGTTCTAGGCCGCCGCTTCCAGCCCGCGCGGGAGCTTGAAGGCGATCGTTTCGCGCGTCGTTTCTTCCTCACGCTCGGACACCGTGAAGCGGGTGGCGAGCAGGTCGACCAGTTCGCGGACCAGCAGTTCGGGGGCTGAGGCGCCGGCGGTGATGCCGAGCGTGCCGACGCCGTCGAGGAACGCCCAGTCGATGTCGGCGGCGCGCTGGATCAGGCGTGCGGGGATGCCTTCGCGTTCGGCGACCTCGACCAGCCGTACGGAGTTGGACGAATTGGGCGCGCCGATGACCAGCATCGCGTCGCACGCGGCGGCGATCGCCTTCACCGCCGCCTGACGATTGGAGGTGGCGTAGCAGATGTCTTCGCCACGCGGCGGCTGCATGTTGGGAAAGCGGCGCTGCAACGTCGCGACGACCGCAGCGGTGTCGTCGACCGACAGCGTCGTCTGGGTCAGGAAGGCTAGGTTGTCGGGATCGGGCGGCGTGAAGGCTTCGGCGTCAGCGACGGTCTCGATCAGCGACATCGCGCCCTCGGGCACCTGGCCGAAGGTGCCGACAACCTCGGGGTGTCCTTCGTGACCGATGAAGACGATGTGGCGTCCCGCGGCGACAAGGCGCTCGGCCTGACGGTGCACCTTCGATACCAAGGGGCAGGTAGCGTCGAGATAGTCGAGGCCGCGGTTCTGCGCCGCTGCGGGCACCGACTTCGGTACGCCGTGTGCAGAGAAGACGACGGGGGCGCCGTCGGGCACCTGATCCAGTTCCTCGACGAAGATCGCGCCCTGCGCCTTCAGCGTGTCGACGACGAACTTGTTGTGGACGATCTCGTGCCGGACATAGACGGGAGCGCCGTGCTTTTCGATCGCGAGTTCGACGATGCGGATCGCGCGATCGACGCCGGCGCAAAAGCCGCGGGGTGCTGCGATCAGCAGCTCGAGGGCCGGCTTGCCGCCGGCCACGCTTGGAAGAGAAGCCATGATGCGGCCTTTCCTACGCGATTGGGTGAACGCGCGGAAGTACGCGATTGCTTGCACCCGCTAAAGGCGGTTCCTATGGTGCGCGCCGCACCGCCGGGGCCGTCCGGCGACGCACCATGCCCGCTCGACAAAGGTACGCGTCTCCGTGAAAACTCCGCTTCTCGGCCTCACCGCCCTCGGCCTGATCCTCTCCGGATGCGCCGGCAAGGGCGAGATCGTGGAAGGCGGCATCACCGCCGTGCGCTCCGCCTGCCCGACCGTGGGTGTTGCGGCGGGAACCGGCGACATCACGTTGTTCGACCCTGTCACCAGCCAGGACGCGAGCGCGATCGACATGGTGGCCAGCATGACCAACGTGCGCGGCGCGTGCAACGACGCCGGCGACCAGATCGCGACCGCGGTGACGTTCGACGTGCTCGCCCGCCGCACCCGTACCGACGCCCCGCGCGATGTCGTGCTGCCTTATTATATCGCGATCGTGCGTGGCGGCAGCGCGGTGACGGCGAAGCGCAAGGGACAGATCGCGATCCACTTCGATGCCGGGCAGGCGCGCGCGCAGGCAAGCGGCACGGCCTCGACGCAGATCGCGCGCAGTGCGGCGACGTTGCCGGAGGAGGTGCGCGAGCAGCTGACCCGCAAGCGCAAGGCGGGTGACGAGGATGCCGCGACCGATCCGCTGGCACGGCCCGAGGTGCGGTCCGCGGTGCTGCGCGCGACGTTCGAGGCGCTGGTGGGGTTCCAGCTGACCGACGAACAGCTGAAGTATAACGCACAGCGTTGACGCTGGGCCGGGGGGTCGGCTTTCGGTCCATGATCCGTCATCCCGGCGAACGCCGGGACCAATGGCGGGGATGCAGGCGCGGTACGTGCACTGCCATCAGCCGTGTGCGTCCATGGGTTCCGGCGTTCGCCGGGATGACGGGTCGCGGGGCTGCTTTCTCGATTGACTAACCCCCCTCGCGCCGCCACAGCTTGGCCCGTCGATGCCGGGCAACCGGCATGGGCACGCGCGGGAGAGAGCCTCTTCACAAGGAGGCCGCCGAAGGAGCAACCACCCCGGAATCTCTCAGGCACAACGGACCGCGCGGGCCTCATCGACACTCTGGAAAGCGTTCCTTCGAGGAGCCACCGAAGGGGTAAGCCCGATGCCGCAAGGCAAAGGGTCAAAGCTCTCAGGTTACCGTGACAGAGGGGGTATGACGGATCGAATGGAGCCCGCGGCTGCTATTCGGTCGCGTGCCTTTTATGGAGACGGTTGATGAGCGAAACGCTGCCAGACACCTTGCCCGATCCGCTCGACGGCCTTGATGAAGGCGATGAGCCTGCCATCCTGCAACTGCCGCTCGACGCCTGGCACCGCGCCCGCGGTGGCCGGATGGTGCCGTTCGCCGGCTATGAAATGCCCGTCCAGTATGACGGCATCATGGCCGAGCATCTGTGGACACGCGAATCGGCGGGATTGTTCGACGTCAGTCATATGGGGCAGGTCGGCCTGACCGGTGACGGACTTGACGCGGCGGGCGTTGCCAGGGCGCTGGAAGCGGTGTTGCCGGGCGATATCAGCGGGCTGGCCGCGACGAAGATCCGCTATTCGCTGCTGCTGAACGACGAGGGTGGTATCCTCGACGACCTGATGGCGACGCGGTTGCCGGAAGAGGGCGCGCATCCGTTCGGCGAGGCGAGCTATTATGTCGTCGTCAACGGCGCGACCAAATATGACGATTTGTCATACCTGCTCGACGTGCTGCCCGACGATATCACGATGAACCTGATGGAAGATCAGGCGCTGCTCGCGGTGCAGGGACCCAAGGCGGTCGCGGCGGTCGCGCGGCTGATCCCCGGAGTTGCCGATCTCGTGTTCATGACCGCGGGCGCGTTCGAGTGGAACGGCCATGCGCTGTGGATCAGCCGGTCGGGTTATACGGGCGAGGACGGGGTCGAGATTTCGATTCCTGCCGAAGCCGCCGCCGGCTTCGCCGATGCGATCTGTGCCGAACCCGAGGTGAAGCCGATCGGATTGGGCGCACGCGATTCGCTGCGACTCGAAGCCGGTCTGCCGCTGTATGGTCATGATCTCGATCCCGAGACGACGCCGGTAATGGCGGACCTGGGCTTCGCATTGTCGAAGCGTCGGCGCGAGGCCGCCGATTTCGCCGGTGCCGCGCGCATCCTCGCCGAGCGTGAGGATGGCCCTGCCGTCAAGCGCGTCGGGCTGTCGGTCGCGGGGCGTCAGCCGGTGCGCGAGGGCGCAAGCGTCGTCGATGCGGACGGCGCAGTGATCGGCCGCGTCACCAGCGGCGGTTTCGCCCCCAGCGTCGGCGCGCCGATCGCGATGGCCTACGTTCCGACCGCGCTCGCCACCGCCGGCACGTCCGTGCGGCTGGTCCAGCGCGGCAAGATCCACGAGGCGACGGTGACCCCGATGCCGTTCGTTCCCCACCGCTACGTCCGTGCAGGAGGCAAGTGAGATGAGCCGTTACTTTACCGAAGATCACGAATGGGTCGATGTCGACGGCGACGTCGGCACCGTCGGCATCTCCGAATACGCACAGAGCCAGTTGGGCGACATCGTGTTCGTAGACGTGCCGGAGGACGGCAAGCAGCTGGGCAAGGGCGATGAGGCCGCGGTGGTCGAATCGGTCAAGGCGGCGTCCGACGTCTATTCGCCGGTGTCGGGCAATGTCCTGGAGGGCAATGCGGCGCTGGTCGACGATCCTTCGCTGGTGAACTCCGACGCCGAGGGCGAGGGCTGGTTCTTCAAGATCACGCTCAGCGATCCGTCCGAGGTCGAGCAGCTGATGGACGAGACTGCGTACGAAGCGTTCGTCGCGAAGTTGTAAGTCTTTGCAAGCCCCTCCCCTTCAGGGGAGGGGTTGGGGTGGGGCATGTCCGCGGGCGATGGTCTCGGTGAGACCTCCCCCACCCCCTGCCCCTCCCCTGAAGGGGAGGGGTTTAGGGAGTATATGATGCGCTACCTGCCGCTTACCCAGCCCGACCGCGACGCGATGCTCGGCGTCATCGGTGCCGCGACGATCGACGATTTGTTCATCGACGTGCCGGAATCCGCCCGCCTCGACGGCCCCGTCCACGGCCTGCCCAACCACGCGTCCGAGCTGGCGGTCGAGCGGCACATGACCGCGCTCGCCCGCAAGAACGTCGTCGCGGGCGAAGTGCCGTTCTTCCTCGGCGCGGGCGCGTATCGGCATCACGTGCCGGCGAGCGTCGATCACCTGATCCAGCGCGGCGAGTTCCTGACAGCCTACACCCCGTACCAGCCGGAAATCGCGCAGGGTACGCTCCAGATGTTGTTCGAATTCCAGACGCAGGTCGCGCGGCTGCTCGGCACCGATGTGGCGAATGCGTCGATGTACGACGGCTCGACCGCGTGCTGGGAGGCGATCGGCATGGCGCGGCGGATCACGCGGCGCGGCAAGGCGATCCTGTCGGGCGGGCTGCACCCGCATTATGTCAGCGTCGCCAGGACGATGGCGAAATACACCGGCGACGCGCTGGAAACCTCGACGCCGACGCTGACCGCCGAGACCGATATCGACGCGTTGATCGCGGCGATCGACGGCGATACGTCGTGCGTCGTCGTGCAATATCCCGACATTCTCGGCCGCATCGCCGACCTGACGCCGCTCGCCGACGCCTGC contains:
- a CDS encoding DUF1508 domain-containing protein, whose protein sequence is MAHKFVIEKNKAGDYVAKFKHNSELIWWTEGYESRASARNAIASILKNGPEAPVEEE
- the thrB gene encoding homoserine kinase: MAVYTQVSAEALTAFLRRYDDVGELVSAKGIAEGVENSNYLVDTTTNRFILTLYEKRVDAGDLPFFLDLLDHCAARGLPVPPAIKDRDGIAIQQLEGRPACLIRFLNGVSLTQPTPEQAATAGAALGDLHAAVADFRGTRANSLGIANWRPLLERCGSDLDRIAPGLFARVDAALAAVETEWPHDLPASVIHADLFPDNVLTLGAQVTGLIDFYFACRDLRAYDVAVMHTSWAFDPPGAPLDGVGPALLTGYAQAFGLSDAERAALPVLAKGACIRFLLTRAWDWLNTPADALVTRKDPLAYLRRLDWYDVHPETFA
- the gcvH gene encoding glycine cleavage system protein GcvH; the protein is MSRYFTEDHEWVDVDGDVGTVGISEYAQSQLGDIVFVDVPEDGKQLGKGDEAAVVESVKAASDVYSPVSGNVLEGNAALVDDPSLVNSDAEGEGWFFKITLSDPSEVEQLMDETAYEAFVAKL
- a CDS encoding type II and III secretion system protein family protein, with translation MPVGMADARTGSAIRAATRSGSVSTSSIVQVNTGRGRLVTLSRPMSDVFIADETVADVQVRSPTQLYIFGRKTGETTISATAKGGAVVYATTVRVGQNIDSIGAMLQLAMPDAQLTATPMNGLVLLTGTVAGPGDAAEAERLVQAYVGDATKVLSRLRTATPLQVNLQVRVAEVSRGFAKNVGVNLQSRDSTGGFKFGIAQGRGAGTQFLPGGSLSTGFTNPAASGISQIAGGTTLGLAGKLLGFDLIGALDLGETTGQVTTLANPNLTALSGETATFLAGGEIPIPLAQGLGAVSVEYKQYGVSLAYTPTVLSDGRISLRVRPEVSQLDYSNAVSLNGTRVPGITSRRVETTLELGSGQSMMIGGLLQNSHNNSIQKTPFLGDLPILGALFRSNSFQRNETELVIIITPYLVKPVNSPSQIALPHDGYRAPDDASRILLGEIGGGGGGPRPVPTMIPGGPEPVPTIGAAATVPALPRRDVPVLAADTRSSSKKKGAAPAPGFSN
- the gcvT gene encoding glycine cleavage system aminomethyltransferase GcvT; amino-acid sequence: MSETLPDTLPDPLDGLDEGDEPAILQLPLDAWHRARGGRMVPFAGYEMPVQYDGIMAEHLWTRESAGLFDVSHMGQVGLTGDGLDAAGVARALEAVLPGDISGLAATKIRYSLLLNDEGGILDDLMATRLPEEGAHPFGEASYYVVVNGATKYDDLSYLLDVLPDDITMNLMEDQALLAVQGPKAVAAVARLIPGVADLVFMTAGAFEWNGHALWISRSGYTGEDGVEISIPAEAAAGFADAICAEPEVKPIGLGARDSLRLEAGLPLYGHDLDPETTPVMADLGFALSKRRREAADFAGAARILAEREDGPAVKRVGLSVAGRQPVREGASVVDADGAVIGRVTSGGFAPSVGAPIAMAYVPTALATAGTSVRLVQRGKIHEATVTPMPFVPHRYVRAGGK
- a CDS encoding FAD-binding oxidoreductase produces the protein MIHDIAIVGAGIAGASLAAAVAPHARVLLLEAEDQAGYHATGRSAAFWSETYGGPGIQPLTSASQAPLRDGGFLEPLGSLHIGRARDAARIDAFLSAFAGTSVPLSRVDPAEHIPGLRPEWSLGVFEPSCAYIDVAALHAHYLTEVRRAGGTIATRAGLRTAERAGGVWTIATESQDFSATLLVNAAGAWADPVAVRAGAAPLGIQPYRRTIAQIRTDPPASTAMPHVADISGNFYFKPESGGRLWLSPHDETPVDACDAAPEELDVAIAIDRFEGVVDWRVAAVERSWAGLRSFAPDRLPVYGFDAAVPGFFWCAGQGGFGIQTAPAGAAVAASLLLERPLPAGHERIDPQRYGPARFGQD
- the rnhA gene encoding ribonuclease HI, translated to MTDPAPQLVEIATDGACKGNPGPGGWGALLRFGSHEKELSGGATLTTNNRMELTAAIQALRILTRPCKVKLSTDSKYVMDGLTRWIHGWQKNGWRTADKKPVKNVELWQALFAETQKHDIEWIWVKGHAGNADNERVDKLASDAAVTAGQAATGAGRATA
- the cpaB gene encoding Flp pilus assembly protein CpaB, yielding MDSRKIVLLVGALFVAGITAFFARTLIAGSAAPEAAAMGQPVAAVPMGPEVLVATRALPIGTILDATALKFQPWPKELVDGAYYLRTGTDLSKLQGTVVRSAITAGQPVTKGALVSPGDRGFLAAALGPGMRAVTVSVSSQAAVAGFVFPGDRIDLVLTQTVNGGGDGQPLKVSETIMRNVRVLATDQRTDNVAGEDGKTRVSTFSTVTLEATPKMAEQVAVARTIGELSLSLRALADNSSELEEAIVSGAVKVPDGDPKAEKAMMVRIASQPQTGGTTYATGADVSRFQRSSVPARASGPSDGTSSMTSGVAPAGGGTAPVIQGPVVRVARGNTVTVVPVGGKN
- a CDS encoding alpha/beta hydrolase; the encoded protein is MTDPTALRREMAADSRLSEWIAPDGWRHRRFDWDHSDSRGRILVQGGRADVIEKYLETIAHLHDRGWLVTAFDWRGQGGSGRLGADPHVGHAASFDPWIADLGAFWQGWRTEGKGPAILLAHSMGGHIALRAMLDGMIDPDAAILIAPMIGVKSPVGAGAGLRVARMMTRIGDPARAAWAVRHDARSAGHRQQLLTHSVERYDDEAYWYGRDPSLLLGPPSWAWVLEAFASGARLQADPRLASLAVPILMLVAEADGLVDAPAAIRLAAKLPDVELVRFGRESAHEILREGDAVRLRAYDAIDRFLDERTRR
- a CDS encoding prepilin peptidase, which codes for MGWDNLLVVTLVVVLGALLLAAGIEDARTREIANTKNAAIALLAPVWWWAMGLGWGDVGVQVLVAGIVFAAFVGAFACGWMGGGDVKMIAALSLWLPLGGLVNMLMVMSVLGGAITLVMMIERRWQRRIGTVEVPYGVAIAAAALLALPPAMSRTGF
- the ispH gene encoding 4-hydroxy-3-methylbut-2-enyl diphosphate reductase; the protein is MASLPSVAGGKPALELLIAAPRGFCAGVDRAIRIVELAIEKHGAPVYVRHEIVHNKFVVDTLKAQGAIFVEELDQVPDGAPVVFSAHGVPKSVPAAAQNRGLDYLDATCPLVSKVHRQAERLVAAGRHIVFIGHEGHPEVVGTFGQVPEGAMSLIETVADAEAFTPPDPDNLAFLTQTTLSVDDTAAVVATLQRRFPNMQPPRGEDICYATSNRQAAVKAIAAACDAMLVIGAPNSSNSVRLVEVAEREGIPARLIQRAADIDWAFLDGVGTLGITAGASAPELLVRELVDLLATRFTVSEREEETTRETIAFKLPRGLEAAA